The Coffea arabica cultivar ET-39 chromosome 3c, Coffea Arabica ET-39 HiFi, whole genome shotgun sequence genome contains a region encoding:
- the LOC113735094 gene encoding uncharacterized protein produces MAHSFLTQTAPATTATPISTRSKQSNATQSSLSFPRVSAFHRGSDQAPGPNLLYRRNLAFGLVGAVLGLNSAEKKATAAARRPPPPPPEEKKDPNVSGLTAKVLASKRRKEAMKENVAKLRKQGKPIITEPSE; encoded by the exons ATGGCCCATTCATTTTTAACCCAAACAGCACCAGCAACTACAGCAACACCAATTTCAACGAGATCAAAGCAGAGTAATGCTACTCAGTCGTCTTTGAGTTTCCCTAGAGTTTCTGCATTTCATCGTGGTTCTGATCAAGCTCCAGGCCCCAACCTTCTCTACCGCAG AAATCTGGCATTTGGTTTGGTTGGTGCAGTGCTAGGCTTGAACTCGGCTGAAAAAAAGGCAACTGCTGCTGCTAGAagaccaccaccacctccgccgGAGGAGAAAAAGGACCCCAATGTGAGCGGCCTAACGGCCAAAGTTCTAGCAAGTAAGAGGAGGAAGGAAGCCATGAAAGAAAATGTGGCCAAGCTGAGAAAGCAAGGGAAGCCTATTATTACTGAACCATCtgaatag